In Methanorbis rubei, the DNA window TTGCAAAATCCAAAAAATCGGAACGTTAACGCGATAGTTGCTACTGATTTAGTCTTGCACTTCGCAGAATCACGTTATGTCACTTCCATTTGGAAAAAAAGATTTGGTAATTTCTTACTCTTCTTCAGTCTCAGAGGTGTAGATGAGAATTGTTCCGTCATCTTCGTCCATGCTGTCAGAGACTACTCGTTCAATGACATCCATCCAGTTGCCGGTCGATTCATGTCTGGTGAGGGCGCGGGCAAGCAGCTCGGTAAGGAATAGCTTACGATCCGTTACTCCCTCCTCTTTCATTTTCTCTTCGATCAGTTTTTGTGTTTCCGGTGGAAAACTTAAGATCAGGTCGGAAGTCATCGTACGCCCTCTTCTTCAATTGTCTGGTCGTCGTCATCAAGCAGACTTTTTGCCACAAATCTGCGGAATCTCTCCTGAGCTTCAGGGGACTCGACATAGACAGTGACCACTTCCTGTATGGACTCCTGTTCGGCATGGGTACTTTGGTTGCAGGAAAGTTCCTCTACAATCAGTTTCTGAACAAACTCATCCCGGTTTGTTGCTCCTTCTTTTTTCATGAGACGGCTGATCTGTTGTCTTGTCGTCTCCGAGATATGGAGGTAGATCTTTGCGTTTTTTGCTAGCGAAAGTTTCGGGATAAGAGTGCTGATCATATAGATGATTGCAAGAAGTAATAGGACAATCAGCAGAACAAGCAGTATGACAATGAGTGCTATTGCGTCGGAAGAGACGAAGACCATGGCATGCTGTGGATCCACAGAAAGTGATCCTGCGCTGTCTGCTGCAGCGCACGGGACCGCACCGAACAGTACCAGCACAACGGCGATGTTCAGGTACGACATGATTTGTTTAATGTTGAGTATGTTAATCACTCCACTCTCAGATATACTACTATTTTTCCGTTCAAAAATATAATCATGCGTATGGAAGTATTTAGTGGTCTCGTTTTGAGAGGGGTCTGATTTCTGCCAGAATGCAGGTAATCGTGCCAGATTTTCTTTAGAGTAGATTTTATTGAGTGGTTTGGGATACATTATGTAATAAATAATATTCGATGTTTTATTGGAGTATGCGCGGATTTTTGGTATCCTCGCATGCTGCTCCAATCAAACATTCTTCGGTTTTTCCAAGTACGCCACTCCGCGATCATCGAACTCCAGCACTCTTCCCGCACGTTCATGCCTGCTGTATCGAGTTTTGAGAATTAATAGGACTTTCTGGTACGGATTGAGATAGGTGTCCTTTGGGAACTCTCGAAAGAGCAGTATCACATTGTCGGCGAACTTTTCCGAGTATTCACCCATGCTGTGTAAGGGTTTCGTCGAACTTGTAGAAAGTACAATGAAGGAGGTGCAGGGAATGGATTTGAGTGTCCAGTAGATATGGTAGATGGACATAATCGGAACATTACCGCTTACACGCAACGACTCTTCGTAAATGGTCAGCGGATCGATTACCAGACGCGAGATGTTGAGATTTCTCAGAAGCTCTGGTAGACCATTCCCCAGATAATAGGATAGGGAGTCAAAATTTTTTGGATCCAGTTTCAAAAAATGGATTTGTTTATCCAGTTTATCCTCCATCAAAGGATACATGTTCAGCAATTTTTTCTTGATTCTGTTGACATCATGGGTCAGGCTGATAAAGAGGACATTTTCTCCTTCATTTATGCCGCCAGCGAGAAACTGAAGAGCTATCGTGGTTCTACCGGTTCCACTATCTCCAATTAGTGCGGTTACGGTATTTTCCACATAACCTCCGTCTATCATTTCATCGAGCCCGGCAAGTCCGGTAGGGAGTTTTCGGTCTCCCTGCACAACCTGTTCTATGAACATATTTATGCCACTGTTCTCATGTTTGTGATCTCAAAACCTGTTTTTGTGGTTACGTTCACGTTGAAGATTACCATGTCACGTTGATCGATTAGGGGGAGCACTCCGTCAAATTTCTGGAGATACATCTGCCGCTGACGTTTTGTTTCAGTTTTTTTCTGCCAGAACAGGTGAATCACACCGTCACAGGTGTCGATCAGTTCAGTTTCCTGCCCATTATTTAACACTCCGGCGGTCAGCAGGAATACAATGGTGATCTTCCACATCTCGGATGCGCGTGTCAGTCCCCGCATAAAAGTTACCAACTCAAGCCACGTATCGGGTGTTTTAGTACAGTACGGCAGCAGTGCAGTCAGAGAATCAATAATAACAATGCTTTCCTCGGGCAGGTGGGTGATCTTGTCCATGATAACGGTCAGTCCGCCAAAATCATCTGATACCGGCATCTCCAGCATTCCATTGAGAGGATCTTTGGATCCGTACCAGTTGTAGGGTACGTGAGTTCTGCTGAAATAAATATCCGCAAAATCAGTATAATGAATTTTATCGATCATTTCATTGAACATATGGTACTTATTCGCGTTGAATAATTCAGTGATTTTATTTTTGAACTCGTCTTTTCCTGTTGTGAGGGACATGTAGTGATATTCTGACGGATACCAGGTACCTTTTGGTGCCGTTTCTCCGTAAATCTGGGAGGTACAATACTGCATCGCAGATGTCTGCAGAAGCTCAGTACCGCCAGCTCCAGGTTCTGAGAGGACAAGTACCGTCGTGCCTGAAGGGACTCCTCCTCCGAGAACTTTGTCCAGAGTCGGAATATTTGTAGGATGGATTCGTCGTTGTTCGCTTACTTCCGGCATAGTTAACTTATACCTCTTCCTTTGATCATCTTATATTTTGTCTCTGCAAAGAGCAAGTATAATTAATTGTGACTAACATACTTTATAGCTGAGTAGTTTCATATTACTTACAGAGGTCCCTAGGTGTGGAAAGTGATGGACTCTGTAAGCCCTTTAGGATTTTCTCAAGTGAATATCATGGCTAGTAAAAATACCTCGTTCACCCCGGCGATGGGGGTTGTACTGGTAATAGTAGTTATTGGATTACTGGTAGGTTCTGGTCTTTTTGTGATGGAAAATATCATGACTGAGGTCCAGACTACCCGTGATGTTCAGATAAATCTCGTACTTTCCGGAGATGACATTGTTGTAACCGCACTCCCCGGCGACGATGCTGCTCTGTTACGATCTGTTACGATCTATGTGGATGGTTCGAACTCCTTTTCGGATGCTGAGAGGACAAAAACAGCTTCGATAGGTGTGCCGCTTGTGTACGAAAATATTGCCCATGGTGTTACCGGTACCAGATTCGTAATGGTTAAGGGAACATTTTCGGACGGTAAAGATGAGATTCTGAAACAGATTCGAATTCAATTCTCCTAATACTTATATAATTTTTATTGGTAACTGTATGTTAAAATCGTAGAAATTTCCTGATAGAAACGGATGTGATGCATATTGTTCGATAAAAAAACGGAAAAATCGCCAACTCCGGATTATTGTTTTGAACGGGACGGTCCCCTTGTCTCTCCAGTTTTGGACACAATCCATACTCCGGTTGAGTCATACTGGGCTGTCCCCGGTCTGTCCCTTGTGGTGATTGTCAATACTCCTGAAAATGAAAATCTTTATCTTCTTTATGAGCCGTCACTAACACCGTTTGAAAAGGAAGTTCTTGAGAGACTTTACTCTGGCGTTCGCAATATCCTGATTCTGGAGGATATTTATAATGAGAGTGAGAAGGCCAGTGCTTTGTATGATGCAATGGATAAGTACCTGGAGCGTTTTGACATTGAACTACCACTTGTTTCCATCTACAAAATCCGCTATTATCTGAGCAGGAACTATCTTGGATGGGGTATTTTGGACCCTCTGCAGCACGACTCAGCGATTGAGGATATATCCTGCGACGGAGTTAATGTACCTGTCTTTCTGTTTCACCGAAAGTACCGAAATATCCGCACCACCATTGTTTTCAAAAATACCAAAGACCTTGATACCATGGTTGTGTTGTTTGCCCAGAAAACCGATAAACACATCT includes these proteins:
- a CDS encoding ATPase domain-containing protein; the encoded protein is MFIEQVVQGDRKLPTGLAGLDEMIDGGYVENTVTALIGDSGTGRTTIALQFLAGGINEGENVLFISLTHDVNRIKKKLLNMYPLMEDKLDKQIHFLKLDPKNFDSLSYYLGNGLPELLRNLNISRLVIDPLTIYEESLRVSGNVPIMSIYHIYWTLKSIPCTSFIVLSTSSTKPLHSMGEYSEKFADNVILLFREFPKDTYLNPYQKVLLILKTRYSRHERAGRVLEFDDRGVAYLEKPKNV